The Bacillota bacterium genome has a window encoding:
- the cysE gene encoding serine O-acetyltransferase gives MFERIREDVRVVFERDPAAKNVLEVILCYPGLHALIGYRIAHFFYERKMFVIARLVSHVARFLTGIEIHPGARIGRRLFIDHGMGVVIGETAEVGDDVTIYQGVTLGGTGKEKGKRHPTVRNRVVIAAGAKVLGSFEVGDGAKIGAGAVVLRPVPAGATVVGVPGRIVARHGRRVPGIDLNHQNLPDPVQAALEAISQRVEALEERLESLEKASEPAV, from the coding sequence ATGTTTGAGAGGATCCGCGAGGACGTCAGAGTCGTGTTCGAGCGGGACCCGGCCGCCAAGAACGTGCTCGAAGTCATCCTATGCTACCCTGGACTTCATGCTCTCATAGGGTACAGGATAGCTCATTTCTTCTACGAGAGGAAGATGTTCGTCATCGCGAGGCTCGTCTCGCACGTGGCGCGTTTCCTGACCGGCATCGAGATCCACCCCGGTGCTCGCATCGGTCGGCGCCTTTTCATCGACCACGGGATGGGCGTCGTCATCGGCGAGACGGCGGAAGTGGGCGACGACGTCACGATCTACCAAGGGGTCACTCTGGGCGGCACCGGCAAGGAGAAGGGCAAGCGCCATCCGACCGTACGCAACCGCGTGGTCATTGCCGCAGGAGCAAAGGTGCTGGGATCGTTTGAGGTCGGCGATGGCGCGAAGATCGGCGCCGGCGCCGTAGTGCTTCGGCCGGTGCCGGCGGGTGCGACGGTGGTGGGGGTTCCAGGTCGGATCGTGGCCAGGCACGGGAGACGCGTTCCAGGCATCGACCTCAACCATCAAAACCTGCCTGATCCAGTTCAAGCGGCATTGGAAGCGATCAGTCAAAGGGTGGAGGCTCTGGAGGAACGTCTCGAAAGCCTCGAAAAGGCCTCTGAACCCGCTGTCTAG
- a CDS encoding SpoIID/LytB domain-containing protein produces MAGRRNRNLLWIGIGLAAVVLVIIAIGRTRKQTLADEPTIKVYLADQNRVEAMPMEEYVAGVVAGEMKNYWPREALAAQAVVARTFALKALEQGRGKGPMGSDIEAGFRTAQEYKPENVNDAIRSAVRETRGKVLTYKGELIDAWFHSNAGGMTALAKEGLNFRGPEPPYTVVKKSPDMTSDVPAQDRVWSATFTTAEIEAALRKIGVPVSGIQDMVVAKRGPSGRAQTISIRHSGGELTIGGNDLRVALDPMRMRSNLITSLEVRDGQVSMSGKGFGHGVGMSQWGAHNMAKAGRRHEEICTYYFKDVRVERRWA; encoded by the coding sequence GTGGCTGGAAGAAGGAATCGCAACTTGCTTTGGATCGGCATCGGTCTCGCTGCGGTAGTGCTGGTGATAATTGCAATCGGGAGGACGAGGAAGCAGACCCTTGCGGACGAACCAACGATAAAGGTGTACCTGGCGGACCAGAATCGCGTTGAGGCAATGCCCATGGAGGAATACGTGGCTGGCGTGGTAGCAGGAGAGATGAAGAACTACTGGCCGAGGGAGGCACTGGCGGCTCAAGCCGTCGTTGCGCGCACTTTCGCCCTCAAGGCCCTCGAACAAGGGCGCGGAAAGGGGCCGATGGGCTCGGATATTGAGGCAGGTTTCCGGACGGCGCAGGAGTACAAGCCGGAGAACGTGAACGATGCCATCAGGTCAGCGGTTCGTGAGACGCGCGGAAAGGTCCTCACCTATAAGGGCGAGCTCATCGACGCGTGGTTCCATTCCAACGCCGGCGGCATGACTGCCCTTGCCAAAGAGGGCTTGAACTTCCGCGGCCCGGAGCCGCCATATACTGTGGTCAAGAAGAGCCCAGACATGACATCCGACGTCCCTGCCCAGGACCGCGTATGGTCCGCGACGTTCACAACGGCAGAGATCGAGGCCGCATTGAGGAAGATCGGGGTCCCGGTCAGCGGGATACAGGACATGGTCGTGGCGAAACGAGGTCCTTCTGGGCGTGCGCAGACCATATCCATCCGACACTCAGGCGGCGAGCTAACCATCGGTGGGAACGACCTGAGGGTGGCGCTCGACCCCATGCGAATGAGGTCCAACTTGATCACGAGCCTCGAGGTCCGTGACGGCCAAGTGAGCATGAGCGGCAAGGGTTTCGGGCACGGAGTGGGAATGAGTCAATGGGGTGCTCACAACATGGCGAAAGCAGGGCGAAGGCACGAGGAGATTTGCACGTATTACTTCAAGGACGTGAGGGTGGAGAGGCGCTGGGCGTAG
- a CDS encoding PEP-utilizing enzyme yields the protein MEPFVLRIDEIEPQHYAIVGGKARNLARLVRAGLPVPSGFVVTTTAYLRHADGAGLGEGSDEQGAAGHSSLWNAVRAAYEELVASDPGASCAVRSSANVEDEVGASHAGQYETILGVRTWDALVEAIRACWGSLNGDRTRAYSPHRDARRALIGAERAMAVLVQIEVAADVSGVLFTLNPQSGRENEMLVEATWGLGEALVAGLATPDRFVVDTWTATIVDARVSDKKLMVAAGGAEPIPVPGEMRTKRTLDDASLVLLARLGERIQEEYGLPQDIEWAMSGGEIMILQARPLTAFSFAEDFGEWTSANFREVMPGFASYLSQSMSFHHDFARATEEVFKRTKLFRREDEGTRWAATFFGHGYWNVGATKRVAARVPGFRERAFDRTVGIVPSYEGDGVVTPWTPATVLRAIPSLFALRKHYRLAVEEARSFISWFDANEPRWDLIKPEELKDEDLESWTRFAIDLHWQANRWALVISLLGTQAQDDFHATVERLNRRVRRPGTAVSEARLLTGLSKMATAKPLAAIWELARFAQTRPPVADTLKAMTPEELAQAFRRWEREAAEGSCAATLGMSPDMGEFWARFEACVREFRYMSEIDEDLSVPRWCEDVALPLSMLQACLSGEVGQDPRQQIARQEQVRAEEEEAAACMLRSRGLASLLNPFRVSGFRAQLELVRRLAWWREETRVYLSRARYHTRRFLKEQGRRWAACGLLRAEDDIFWLSRDEVLGLLEGSTGVRRVREIVERRRRIPVAYRNFVPPPVIMPGPARILVKRSLTVRGKDAEGQIATAHISRQNPATPPAERIRHEGAGETYAGVGCSAGVARGVVRVIRSLDEAGALKKGDVLVAPFANPGWMPLFNVASAIVLEEGGLLSHSAVVAREYGIPAVLQVEGATTKLRTGDLVYVDGGRGVVEVIRRNNGGIPHSAPVSRDPL from the coding sequence GTGGAGCCGTTCGTACTGAGGATAGATGAGATCGAGCCACAGCACTATGCCATCGTCGGAGGAAAGGCTCGCAACCTCGCGAGGCTGGTCCGCGCGGGGCTACCCGTGCCCTCCGGGTTCGTCGTCACGACCACGGCCTACCTCCGGCACGCTGATGGAGCTGGTCTTGGGGAAGGCTCCGATGAGCAGGGAGCAGCCGGACATTCATCTCTGTGGAACGCAGTCCGCGCAGCGTATGAGGAGCTTGTCGCCTCTGACCCGGGCGCGTCCTGCGCCGTACGGTCGTCTGCGAACGTGGAAGACGAGGTGGGCGCGTCCCATGCAGGGCAGTACGAGACGATCCTGGGGGTACGTACCTGGGATGCGCTTGTCGAGGCGATCCGGGCTTGCTGGGGGTCATTGAACGGAGATAGGACGCGCGCTTACTCCCCGCACAGAGACGCGCGACGCGCCCTCATCGGCGCGGAGAGAGCAATGGCCGTGCTCGTGCAGATCGAGGTGGCCGCCGATGTGAGCGGCGTCCTGTTTACATTGAATCCCCAGTCAGGCAGGGAGAACGAGATGCTGGTCGAAGCCACCTGGGGACTTGGGGAAGCGCTCGTTGCGGGGCTAGCCACCCCCGACAGGTTCGTGGTGGACACGTGGACCGCGACGATCGTGGACGCGCGAGTGAGCGACAAGAAGCTCATGGTGGCGGCGGGTGGTGCCGAGCCGATACCCGTGCCCGGCGAGATGCGGACGAAACGGACGCTCGATGATGCCTCCCTCGTGCTCCTAGCCCGACTGGGGGAGAGGATTCAGGAAGAGTATGGCCTGCCGCAGGACATCGAGTGGGCAATGTCAGGTGGCGAGATTATGATACTTCAGGCACGTCCCCTCACGGCCTTCTCCTTCGCGGAAGACTTCGGAGAATGGACTTCGGCCAACTTCAGGGAGGTGATGCCCGGGTTTGCCTCCTACTTGAGCCAGTCCATGTCGTTTCATCACGATTTCGCGCGCGCCACGGAGGAGGTTTTCAAGCGTACGAAGCTGTTTCGGAGGGAAGACGAGGGCACCAGATGGGCGGCGACATTCTTCGGACACGGTTATTGGAACGTGGGGGCCACGAAACGGGTGGCGGCGCGTGTGCCGGGCTTTCGAGAGCGTGCCTTCGACCGGACTGTGGGCATCGTTCCATCATACGAGGGTGATGGAGTCGTGACTCCGTGGACCCCCGCGACGGTGCTGCGCGCGATTCCATCGCTATTCGCTCTAAGGAAGCACTACAGGCTAGCGGTGGAGGAAGCCAGGAGTTTCATCTCGTGGTTCGACGCGAACGAGCCCAGATGGGACCTAATCAAGCCTGAAGAGCTCAAGGACGAGGATTTGGAATCGTGGACGAGGTTCGCCATCGACCTGCACTGGCAGGCCAACCGCTGGGCTTTGGTGATCTCTCTCCTCGGAACGCAAGCACAAGATGACTTTCACGCTACAGTTGAGAGGCTCAACAGGCGCGTGAGAAGGCCCGGAACTGCGGTGTCCGAGGCACGCCTTCTCACCGGGCTCTCCAAAATGGCGACGGCGAAACCGCTGGCCGCTATCTGGGAGCTTGCGAGGTTTGCCCAAACTCGGCCGCCTGTCGCCGACACGCTGAAGGCCATGACGCCTGAGGAGCTCGCGCAGGCGTTCAGACGATGGGAAAGGGAAGCAGCAGAAGGCTCGTGCGCCGCCACCCTCGGCATGTCGCCCGACATGGGAGAGTTTTGGGCTCGGTTCGAAGCGTGCGTCCGCGAGTTCCGCTACATGTCGGAGATCGACGAGGACCTGTCCGTTCCGAGATGGTGTGAGGATGTGGCCCTGCCTCTCTCGATGTTGCAGGCGTGCTTGTCCGGAGAGGTCGGGCAGGATCCTCGCCAACAGATAGCCCGCCAGGAACAGGTGCGTGCCGAGGAGGAGGAAGCCGCGGCTTGCATGCTGAGATCGCGAGGCTTGGCGAGCTTGCTCAATCCTTTCCGCGTTTCGGGTTTTCGTGCCCAGCTTGAACTCGTGAGACGCCTCGCGTGGTGGCGTGAGGAGACGCGGGTGTATCTCAGTCGCGCCAGGTACCACACGCGGCGCTTCCTGAAGGAACAGGGGAGGCGCTGGGCGGCCTGCGGCCTTCTCCGCGCTGAAGACGACATCTTCTGGTTGTCCCGTGACGAAGTGTTGGGACTGCTCGAGGGGTCGACCGGCGTTCGAAGAGTGCGCGAGATCGTCGAGAGAAGGCGCAGAATCCCCGTTGCGTACAGGAACTTCGTGCCGCCTCCCGTGATAATGCCTGGTCCTGCGCGGATCCTCGTAAAGCGCTCTTTGACCGTTCGAGGGAAAGATGCCGAAGGCCAGATCGCGACGGCTCACATCAGCAGGCAGAACCCCGCGACTCCGCCCGCGGAGCGGATACGGCACGAAGGTGCCGGGGAGACCTACGCCGGGGTGGGGTGCTCCGCGGGGGTCGCGCGCGGGGTCGTGAGGGTCATCCGGTCTCTCGACGAGGCGGGCGCTCTGAAGAAGGGCGACGTCTTAGTGGCGCCGTTCGCGAACCCCGGCTGGATGCCCCTCTTCAACGTGGCGTCCGCCATCGTTCTCGAAGAGGGAGGGCTTCTGTCTCACAGTGCCGTTGTGGCGAGGGAGTACGGGATCCCTGCCGTGCTTCAAGTGGAAGGCGCGACGACCAAGCTCCGCACCGGGGATCTCGTGTATGTGGACGGAGGCCGCGGAGTGGTCGAAGTGATTCGAAGGAACAACGGTGGGATCCCGCACTCGGCCCCGGTCTCACGTGATCCCCTCTAG
- a CDS encoding ABC transporter permease, whose translation MRRYVLSRLGQVILTLLVYITLVYFLLQAMPGDITQMYLANPKIPQAARQELRRQLGLDQGIVMQYLAYLRNFFRGELGVSFSHYPRPVWDILMERLPRTFVLFLTANVLSFYVGYLMGRIIAWRRGKVVDYAATVVGITFWTAFYPLLALVLIWVFAYTLKLLPLNQFIEPKVWQGAPWSANTVFGYMVFGGGALAVCLFLVAYALLGGLRRTRRNVAVAWLSGGALIGLAALAAWRAGLLVYIWDIASHMVLPVCTLTLISFAGTMLLMRDSMLETVQEDYVMAARAKGLPDHIVRDRYAARTAMLPTVTSLVLSLASSMSGGLVTETMFSWPGLGQILFHSALSNDYPLATGALAFTGVFLLVAHFVADILYAVLDPRITHTGHPAAEG comes from the coding sequence ATGCGCCGATACGTCTTGAGCAGGCTGGGACAGGTCATCCTGACTCTCTTGGTATACATAACCCTTGTCTACTTCTTGCTTCAGGCCATGCCGGGGGACATCACCCAGATGTACCTCGCCAATCCGAAAATCCCACAGGCAGCGAGGCAGGAACTGAGAAGACAGCTGGGTCTCGACCAAGGGATAGTCATGCAGTACTTGGCGTATCTGAGAAACTTCTTCAGGGGAGAGCTCGGGGTGTCGTTCTCCCATTACCCGCGGCCGGTGTGGGATATCCTGATGGAGCGGCTGCCGAGGACCTTCGTTCTCTTCCTTACCGCGAACGTTCTATCCTTTTACGTTGGCTACCTGATGGGACGGATCATCGCATGGCGCCGAGGTAAGGTCGTGGATTACGCCGCCACGGTCGTGGGCATTACCTTCTGGACTGCGTTCTATCCTCTCCTTGCGCTAGTCTTGATTTGGGTGTTTGCCTATACACTCAAGCTCCTCCCGCTGAATCAATTCATTGAGCCCAAGGTGTGGCAGGGAGCTCCGTGGTCGGCCAACACGGTCTTCGGGTACATGGTATTCGGCGGCGGGGCGCTCGCGGTCTGCCTGTTCCTAGTCGCCTATGCTCTCCTGGGCGGCCTTCGGCGAACCAGGCGGAACGTGGCCGTTGCATGGCTTTCGGGGGGCGCGCTCATCGGTTTGGCCGCCCTGGCGGCATGGCGGGCTGGGCTGCTCGTCTACATCTGGGACATCGCCAGCCACATGGTTCTCCCGGTGTGCACTCTTACTCTCATCAGCTTTGCGGGAACCATGTTACTCATGCGCGACTCCATGCTCGAGACCGTGCAGGAGGACTACGTCATGGCCGCGCGTGCCAAGGGCCTTCCCGATCACATCGTGAGGGACCGGTATGCCGCTCGTACCGCGATGCTACCTACCGTGACGAGCCTAGTGCTCAGCCTCGCGAGCTCCATGAGCGGCGGGCTCGTCACTGAGACGATGTTCTCGTGGCCGGGTCTCGGTCAGATCCTCTTTCACTCCGCGCTCTCAAATGACTATCCGCTCGCGACCGGGGCTCTGGCGTTCACGGGGGTCTTTCTGCTGGTAGCTCACTTCGTTGCAGACATTCTCTATGCGGTCCTCGACCCTCGAATCACACACACAGGACACCCTGCGGCCGAGGGTTAG
- a CDS encoding ABC transporter ATP-binding protein, whose translation MAVPATADAADTVLRVEALSKYYQVSRGFFARKRLLLHAVDDVNFEVKRGEVLGLVGESGCGKTTTGRLITRLTSPTSGRILIDGSDITKMEGEDFAEFRRKVQMIFQDPYESLDPRMTVFDIVAEPLHVNGMGTLEEREQRVADMLNLVGISPPSAFLFRFPHELSGGQRQRVAIARALVMNPKFVVADEPTSMLDVSIRTGVMKLLAQLREDLGISYLYITHDLAVARYLCDRVAVMYLGKIVEVAGAEEVVKEPLHPYTRALISAVPIPDPAMKRPIPTIKGGVSKPINPPRRCRFYERCPVATGACAERDHPPLKEVSSGHFVACHVL comes from the coding sequence TTGGCAGTTCCAGCAACGGCTGACGCAGCCGATACCGTCTTGCGGGTTGAGGCTCTCTCCAAGTACTATCAGGTGTCGCGAGGCTTCTTTGCGAGAAAACGCCTGCTCCTTCACGCCGTCGACGACGTGAACTTCGAGGTGAAGCGGGGCGAGGTTCTCGGACTCGTTGGGGAGTCGGGATGCGGAAAGACCACGACCGGTCGGCTCATCACGCGACTAACCTCCCCAACATCAGGGCGAATACTGATTGATGGCTCCGACATCACGAAGATGGAAGGCGAGGACTTCGCGGAATTCCGCAGGAAAGTGCAGATGATTTTCCAGGACCCCTACGAATCACTGGACCCGAGGATGACCGTCTTCGACATAGTCGCTGAGCCCTTGCACGTCAACGGCATGGGCACTCTTGAGGAGCGCGAGCAGCGCGTGGCGGACATGCTGAACCTGGTTGGGATATCTCCGCCATCGGCGTTTCTCTTCAGGTTCCCTCATGAACTGTCGGGCGGACAGCGGCAGCGAGTCGCAATCGCGAGAGCACTCGTCATGAACCCAAAGTTCGTGGTGGCAGACGAGCCGACCTCGATGCTGGACGTGTCCATTCGCACAGGCGTCATGAAACTCCTTGCGCAGCTTCGCGAGGATCTGGGGATAAGCTACCTCTACATTACCCACGACCTCGCAGTGGCACGTTACCTCTGCGACCGGGTGGCGGTGATGTACCTCGGGAAGATCGTTGAAGTGGCGGGTGCAGAAGAGGTGGTCAAAGAGCCGCTGCATCCGTATACTCGGGCTCTCATATCGGCCGTCCCCATTCCGGATCCCGCTATGAAGAGGCCGATCCCGACCATCAAAGGGGGCGTAAGCAAGCCAATAAACCCGCCGCGCAGGTGCAGGTTCTACGAGCGTTGTCCCGTGGCGACGGGAGCATGCGCGGAGCGGGATCACCCGCCCCTGAAAGAGGTTTCAAGCGGTCACTTCGTCGCGTGCCACGTGTTGTAG
- the cysK gene encoding cysteine synthase A: MARIVESVQEIVGKTPLVRIRRMADGLGVQIAAKLEFMNPGGSVKDRAALGMLIAAEREGRLGPGSVVVEPTSGNTGIALAMLCASRGLRLIVTMPESMSVERLRILEAYGASVILTPAEEGMDGAVRRAGEIASSTPGSIVLQQFSNPANPEAHRKTTAREIWEDTDGQVDVLVAGVGTGGTVTGVGEALKAKKPCVRVVAVEPAESRVLEGGPPGHHGIQGIGAGFVPPVLNVGVIDEVVAVATIDAILMAKRLAREEGILAGVSSGAALAAALRVAGRPESRGRLIVVVFPDGGESYLSGSN; encoded by the coding sequence GTGGCAAGGATCGTCGAGAGCGTTCAGGAGATTGTGGGGAAGACGCCTCTCGTGAGGATCCGCCGGATGGCAGATGGACTTGGGGTGCAGATCGCGGCGAAACTGGAGTTCATGAATCCGGGTGGGAGCGTGAAAGACCGCGCTGCTCTCGGTATGCTCATCGCGGCTGAGAGAGAGGGAAGGCTTGGGCCTGGATCGGTTGTCGTGGAGCCGACTAGCGGCAACACGGGGATAGCCCTGGCGATGCTCTGTGCTTCGCGCGGCCTGCGTCTCATCGTGACCATGCCCGAGTCGATGAGCGTTGAGAGACTCAGGATCCTTGAGGCTTACGGTGCCAGTGTCATCCTCACGCCGGCCGAGGAGGGGATGGACGGAGCGGTGCGACGGGCTGGCGAGATCGCGAGTTCGACGCCTGGGAGCATAGTCCTCCAGCAGTTCAGCAATCCTGCAAACCCGGAAGCACACCGCAAGACGACCGCGAGGGAGATCTGGGAGGACACCGACGGACAAGTGGACGTGCTCGTGGCCGGAGTGGGGACGGGCGGAACCGTGACAGGCGTTGGTGAGGCTCTCAAGGCTAAGAAGCCGTGCGTGCGTGTGGTCGCCGTTGAGCCAGCGGAGTCTCGGGTGCTCGAGGGCGGACCGCCCGGACACCACGGGATCCAAGGCATCGGCGCGGGTTTCGTGCCTCCGGTCCTGAACGTGGGCGTGATTGACGAGGTCGTGGCGGTAGCAACCATTGACGCCATCCTGATGGCCAAGAGGCTGGCGAGGGAGGAAGGCATCCTCGCCGGAGTCTCCTCGGGAGCGGCGCTCGCAGCGGCGCTGCGTGTGGCGGGGCGCCCCGAGAGCCGCGGCCGTTTGATCGTGGTCGTCTTTCCGGACGGCGGCGAGAGTTACCTGTCAGGCTCCAATTAG
- a CDS encoding ABC transporter ATP-binding protein yields the protein MDALLELDDFTMHYRTKAGWVKAVDGVTLSLARGQALGLVGESGCGKTSIAMSVMKLLPYNSKVVRGRVLFEGRDIYSMTDEEVRRMRWKGVAMIFQAAMNSLNPVYRVGNQIVEAIVTHEPDTTEEEAWERVGSLFELVGIPKERMHNYPHEYSGGMKQRAVIAMALACNPRLIIADEPTTALDVIVQDKILREMDQIRRRINMSMIYISHDVSVIAEVSDVVAVMYAGKLVELGEADDVFKRPRHPYTYALMQAYPSILGEKHELATIPGEPPNLLDPPSGCRFHPRCDRASKECAAADPPWREIYPGHHCACHNPVGTRDARSELVRPAVGAHGGDGLGSSSNG from the coding sequence ATGGACGCCCTGCTTGAGCTGGATGACTTCACTATGCATTACCGCACGAAGGCCGGCTGGGTGAAGGCGGTCGACGGCGTGACGCTGTCTTTGGCAAGAGGGCAAGCCCTCGGGCTCGTGGGGGAGTCGGGGTGCGGCAAGACGTCCATCGCCATGTCCGTAATGAAGCTGCTTCCCTACAACTCGAAGGTGGTGAGAGGACGGGTCCTTTTCGAAGGTCGCGACATCTACTCAATGACCGACGAGGAAGTTCGTAGAATGCGGTGGAAAGGCGTTGCCATGATATTCCAGGCAGCGATGAACTCTCTCAATCCTGTGTACCGGGTGGGAAATCAGATAGTAGAGGCCATAGTGACCCACGAACCGGATACCACCGAGGAAGAGGCGTGGGAGAGGGTCGGGTCGTTGTTCGAGCTCGTAGGGATTCCGAAGGAACGCATGCACAACTATCCGCACGAGTACAGCGGCGGCATGAAGCAGAGAGCGGTGATCGCGATGGCCCTCGCGTGCAACCCCAGACTGATCATCGCTGACGAACCCACCACCGCGCTGGACGTCATAGTGCAAGACAAGATACTGAGGGAGATGGACCAGATAAGGCGGAGGATAAACATGAGCATGATCTACATCTCCCATGACGTGTCAGTCATCGCCGAGGTGAGCGACGTGGTCGCTGTAATGTACGCTGGAAAGCTAGTGGAACTCGGCGAAGCAGATGATGTGTTCAAGAGGCCGCGCCACCCATATACCTACGCTCTCATGCAAGCTTACCCCAGCATCCTCGGGGAGAAGCACGAGTTGGCCACGATCCCGGGCGAACCACCGAATCTCCTCGACCCGCCATCTGGGTGTAGATTCCATCCAAGGTGCGATCGGGCGAGTAAGGAATGTGCAGCCGCGGACCCCCCGTGGCGGGAGATCTACCCTGGGCACCACTGCGCTTGTCATAACCCAGTCGGCACCAGAGACGCACGGTCAGAGCTGGTCCGTCCGGCAGTGGGTGCTCATGGAGGTGATGGTCTTGGCAGTTCCAGCAACGGCTGA
- a CDS encoding ABC transporter permease produces the protein MRQLAPSPGAGAAVIGEPLWRIRWKLTMRGLSQNWAVFRESRIGVLGLAIIILFGLFGALWPIMINTVWDPLVYHPVVGFDPMLAHPSPPTRAHLLGTDPIGRDVLAQLMFSTGREFLLGVLSALITVVIGTIVGTMAAYYGGFTDTFFMRVADIMMLFPLIPLLVVVGSMVRLSFFPFAVILGVLGGFGGITIILKAQALSVKVRPYIDAARVAGGSSFHIIRAHIIPNVLPLSFLYMMFDVTAAILSEATLSFFGVLNIDMSWGMMIHTAEAAGYLFDFSRYWWLWLPSGLAITVFCAAFYMVGRGLDEVVNPRLRKR, from the coding sequence ATGAGACAACTGGCTCCGAGTCCGGGCGCGGGTGCCGCTGTCATTGGAGAGCCTCTCTGGAGAATCAGATGGAAGCTCACGATGCGCGGGCTATCGCAGAACTGGGCGGTCTTCAGGGAAAGCCGCATCGGCGTTCTCGGACTGGCGATAATCATCCTATTCGGCCTCTTCGGCGCTCTTTGGCCGATAATGATCAACACGGTCTGGGATCCGCTCGTGTACCATCCCGTTGTGGGATTTGATCCCATGCTCGCCCATCCTTCGCCACCGACGAGGGCGCACCTCCTCGGTACCGACCCCATAGGCCGCGACGTCCTAGCCCAACTCATGTTCAGCACGGGACGGGAGTTCTTGTTGGGGGTGCTGTCGGCGCTCATCACCGTGGTGATAGGGACGATAGTCGGTACCATGGCAGCCTACTACGGTGGGTTCACTGACACGTTCTTCATGCGGGTGGCGGATATAATGATGCTCTTCCCGCTCATACCGCTTCTCGTGGTCGTCGGCTCAATGGTGAGGCTCAGTTTCTTCCCGTTCGCCGTGATCCTCGGTGTCTTGGGCGGGTTCGGCGGGATCACCATCATCCTGAAAGCACAGGCGCTCTCTGTGAAAGTCAGGCCGTACATCGATGCAGCTCGAGTGGCTGGAGGGAGCAGCTTTCACATAATCCGCGCGCACATCATCCCCAATGTGCTTCCGTTGTCGTTTCTGTACATGATGTTTGACGTCACTGCAGCTATCCTGAGCGAGGCGACGCTGTCGTTCTTCGGTGTGCTGAACATAGACATGAGCTGGGGCATGATGATACACACCGCTGAGGCAGCCGGTTACCTATTCGACTTCAGCAGGTACTGGTGGCTGTGGCTGCCTTCCGGACTCGCGATAACGGTGTTTTGCGCGGCGTTCTACATGGTGGGCCGTGGGCTGGATGAAGTCGTGAATCCACGGCTCAGAAAGAGGTGA
- a CDS encoding aminotransferase class III-fold pyridoxal phosphate-dependent enzyme — MGRADLRGMTRSMPLAGRANEGRFIGGKPQDSIIQDFEKFVAPGRVAVYRSLGFDAVPGKREGVYVWDLQGRRYVNCRSSGGVFNLGHRPAAVVAALKEALEFLDIGDHMLLSEQRARLGARLAELTPGDITYSFFTPSGGEACDVAIKLARGYTGRPGIVSAIDGYHGHTGFALSAGDDRFKRHFGPLMPGFTQVPFGDIDAVRKAVDENTAAVIFETIPATAGIVIPPDDFYPAVREICDSAGALLILDEVQAGLGRTGRLWAIDEWNVVPDVLVLGKGMSGGVYPLSVVCYREHVDDFFRRNPFVHLTSFGGADLGCVCALAMLDEICRPGFLEHVEEMGERFESGFSRLRDAHPEVVAGWRRRGLMMAFELVEDRFGPMMTYALGKNGVIAVFSDFRPRAMQIMPPLIIQPGEVDEVLEAMDRALDMVEEMVGAGVPAPYIP, encoded by the coding sequence GTGGGACGGGCTGACTTGCGTGGCATGACACGGTCGATGCCGCTAGCTGGACGTGCCAATGAAGGACGCTTCATAGGCGGCAAGCCGCAGGACTCGATCATACAGGATTTCGAGAAGTTTGTGGCGCCAGGGCGGGTGGCGGTGTACCGATCTCTCGGCTTCGACGCAGTCCCAGGTAAGCGCGAAGGGGTGTACGTCTGGGATCTGCAGGGCAGGCGGTACGTGAATTGCAGGTCGAGCGGGGGCGTGTTCAACCTGGGTCACAGGCCGGCCGCGGTCGTGGCAGCCCTGAAGGAGGCGCTTGAGTTTCTGGACATCGGAGACCACATGCTCCTCAGTGAACAGAGGGCAAGGCTGGGAGCGCGCCTCGCGGAGCTCACCCCGGGTGACATCACGTACAGCTTCTTCACGCCGAGCGGTGGGGAGGCGTGCGACGTTGCGATCAAGCTTGCAAGGGGCTACACCGGTCGCCCGGGGATAGTCTCGGCCATCGACGGATATCACGGACACACGGGATTTGCCCTTTCAGCCGGGGATGACCGCTTCAAGAGGCACTTCGGGCCGCTCATGCCGGGCTTCACCCAGGTGCCCTTTGGGGACATCGACGCGGTGAGGAAGGCTGTGGACGAGAATACGGCCGCGGTGATATTCGAGACCATTCCGGCGACGGCGGGCATCGTCATCCCGCCCGATGACTTCTACCCGGCCGTCAGGGAGATCTGCGACAGCGCAGGCGCCCTGCTCATCCTCGACGAGGTACAGGCTGGGCTTGGCCGGACGGGCCGCCTGTGGGCAATCGATGAGTGGAACGTCGTTCCGGACGTTCTCGTGCTGGGCAAGGGCATGAGCGGCGGGGTGTACCCGCTGTCGGTCGTATGCTACAGAGAGCACGTGGACGATTTCTTCAGGCGAAATCCATTCGTCCACTTGACGTCCTTCGGCGGCGCGGACCTTGGGTGCGTGTGTGCCCTCGCCATGCTCGATGAGATCTGCCGCCCCGGGTTCTTGGAACACGTGGAGGAGATGGGAGAGCGTTTCGAGAGCGGATTCTCCCGGCTGAGGGATGCGCACCCGGAGGTAGTGGCGGGCTGGAGACGGCGTGGATTGATGATGGCGTTCGAGCTCGTGGAGGACAGATTCGGTCCCATGATGACGTACGCCCTAGGAAAGAACGGGGTGATAGCGGTATTCTCTGACTTTCGCCCGCGGGCGATGCAGATAATGCCGCCTCTCATAATCCAACCCGGCGAAGTCGACGAGGTGCTCGAGGCGATGGACCGCGCGCTTGACATGGTCGAGGAGATGGTGGGCGCCGGAGTGCCTGCGCCCTACATCCCGTGA